DNA from Stegostoma tigrinum isolate sSteTig4 chromosome 8, sSteTig4.hap1, whole genome shotgun sequence:
gaacagaGAGAAATTAATTCTGGGAACACAACTCCTACTAGGTGGAAGCCTGTGGGAAAATCCTGCTCAAATGTCCTCAAATCAACCTGaagttttcttttgttgaatGTATATAATCTTATGTGCCTGTTATAGAGAGCAGCTGGTAATGAGCTGTATACAATCCAGTGGGGCTGCATGTTAAATAATACTGGCTGATTCCTTGCTTCCTTTTTTATTAGGCCTCTGCTCGAGATGGATTGCTGTCTCTGTGGGAAAAATCTTCTTGTTTTGTTACTGATTGGAATACAACTGATGATTCATGCCAGGACTCTGTGGAAGAattgatgcactgaccaatatgGGAATTGCCCTGTGACAGAATTGCATTAAAAGAAATATTAGAACACTGAGAACTCAAAGGACAACTGAAGTATTAATTACTATTAAGAATGCACCATTAAACAACTATGGTCTCAGGTTAAAATATTATGCATCAAGAAATCATGATGGACTGTAAACTAAACTGTGAACACTATGCTTTTTATAACTTTGTAGCTGTATGTGTGCCTGCTTGACATTCCCTCTTTGTTACTTATTTCTGGAGTAGCATAAAATCAAATTTCTTACACACTGAAAAAACATACAATTGACACCATTCTGATACAGTAGACATTGGGAAACCATATTTGTATAGAATAGATATAAAACCTCATActataaagaaaataaatcctgCCTGTCAGTGACCAAAGAGATTGAAAATGTCATAAAATGTatgagcagcagtaggccattcagcccaccaggtCCACGACATGATTCAATTagattgtagctgatctgataatcctcaactccactttcctaccttttcccataacccctgattcccttaaaatatgtctatctcagtcctgaatgtaCTTCATATctcagcctcaacagccttcGGTGGTAAAATTTTCATAATTCACCATCCTCTGTGaggaaaaaattcctcctcatttctattTTACATGGGCATCTCACTCTGCTCCAAGATGctcccaaaaggggaaacaacAGTTtaccatctaccctgtcaaatcacctcagaattttataagtttcagtaGGGTggctgagataacagggtgtagagctagaggaacacaacaggccaagcagcatcagaggagcaggaaggctgacgttttgggtctggacacttcttcagaaatattccacttgccttccctaGTTTCTTGAGGTTAACACACTTGGGTTAAATCCCACAGTGGTGCATGTATCTGCAGTcatttcccatttaaataatattcagctcttctattcttcctgctaaagtacaGAACCttccattttcccacactatataTTCCATCTATCAAGAAAAGAGGATAAATGATTCACCCATCCTGACTGGTTGAAATAGGATTTTTGCAGGGTGTGTTGATTGTTGAAGTTTATTTCTCTGTAACTGACGATGGCATAAAAGGCATTAATGCATTGGTTTTCTGACTTCTTCAAAGAAACTTCATCATCCTTCAGCCAGTAAATATTCACTCCCCTGAGCACAGCTTattactcctcccacttcctacagactaagggggtggccatgggcacccgcatgggccccagctatgcctgcctctttgtaggttacgtggaacagtccctcttccgcacctacacaggccccaaaccccacctcttcctccggtacattgatgactgtattggcgccacctcttgctccccagaggagctcgaacagttcatccacttcaccaacaccttccaccccaaccttcagttcacctgggccatctccagcacatccctcaccttcctggacctctcagtctccatctcaggcaaccagcttgtaactgatgtccatttcaagcccaccgactcccacagctacctagaatacacctcctcccacccaccctcctgcaaaaattccattccctattcccaattcctccgcctccgccgcatctgctcccacgataagacatttcactcccgcacatcccagatgtccaagttcttcaaggtccgcaactttccccccacagtgatcgagaacgcccttgaccgcgtctcccgtatttcccgcaacacatccctcacaccccgcccccgccacaaccgccccaagaggatccccctcgttctcacacaccaccctaccaacctccggatacaacgcatcatcctccgacactttcgccattcacaatccgaccccaccacccaagacatttttccatccccacccctgtctgctttccggagagaccactctctccatgactcccttgttcgctccacactgccctccaaccccaccacacccagcatcttcccctgcaactgcaggaaatgccacactttcccccacacctcctccctcacccctatcccaggccccaagatgacattccacagtaagcagaggttcacctgcacatctgccaatgtggtatactgcatccactgtacccggtgtggcttcctctacattggggaaaccaagcggaggcttggggaccgctttgcagatcacctccgctcagttcgcaacaaacaactgcacctcccagtcgcaaaccatttccactccccctcccattctctagatgacatgtccatcatgggcctcctgcactgccacaatgatgccacccgaaggttgcaggaacagcaactcatattccgcctgggaaccccgcagcctaatggtatcaatgtggacttcaccagtttcaaaatctccccttcccctactgcatccctaaaccagcccagttcgtcccctcccccccactgcaccacacaaccagcccagctcttcccccccacccactgcatcccaataccagtccaaactgtctctgcctccctaacctgttcttcctctcacccatcccttcctcccaccccaagccgcacccccatctacctactaaccttatcccacctccttgacctgtccgtcttccctggactgacctatcccctccctacctccccacctatactctctccacctatcttctttactctccatcttcggtccgcctccccctctctccctatttattccagttccctctccctatccccctctctgatgaagggtctacgcccgaaacgtcagcttttgtgctcctgagatgctgcttggcctgctgtgttcatccagcctcacattttcttatcttgAAGCTAATTGGTGCTGTTTTGGATAagcactccctgaacactgtccTGAAGTGTGAGCCTAGATTATATGCTCTGGTCTCTAAAGTGGTACGCAGCCCTTTGACTGAGCTACAACTTGACTCATATTCATTCCTTGTTCTTCAGAGGTAGATTGACCCAATAGCTCTAGTTTCTACTTTTTGGAAACATTTACAAGCAAGCAACTTTGATCTGTTGATAAGTAAAGGTTAGCTACTGTTGAACATTTATTTTCAAGTCTCATGTTTTTTGAACTCTTAAAGCATAAATTAAATAGATGAACGTAATAAAAAAGTTAACATGAGTTCAAAAGATTCAAGCTTATTATAATTAATGACGGTAAATATATTTTATAGATTGGATCAGTTTGCAGTACAGACTATCCCAATTTTTCTCTGAGCCTCACGGCAGACTTTTCCACAGTTGGCCTCAAGGAGCCTTTAGGATGAGACTTGAGTTCacaataagtttttaaaaaaagctttgtcTGTAATTACTTCTTAACCAAATCTTTGAGCTGTGAATAGAAATTCATAAAACAATTAATTGTGCCTACTAAATCTGCATCACAAGTCTAACAATTCATGTTCCTCTTGTTCACAAAACTTCATTTTGATAACTTTTCTAAGAACAGCAGACACAGTGGGGATGATAGCCATCGAGACATTCCAAATATGTGGAAGAATTTCTATAAGCTATCTTGAATATTTCATGTTCATAATTTCTATGTAAGTGCCAAACTTGCCTGTTTATCATATCAAAAACGATTGTTAAGCCACGATTGAAAAGTGGCTTCAAAGTGATGTCAAAAAAGCTTTGTAATCACTTACTTCAAATCAGGTATACTTACACAAAGAGACTGACAAAGATTTAAAGCTGTCTTAGAGGTAGCATTTACACTGCCTGATGGTAGCTGTGAAGTGGCAACTTGAATGAATGCTGATATTGGATGTAATTAATGGattttaactttaaaataaattggAATAAATAAACTAACATGTCAGAAACAAATTGAATTTCTTGTGTTCAGATTAATTTTCTGCAGCAATGTATGTTAGAGCTAACTGAAGGTATGTCATGTCAAACGTAATGATGAATTTTGAACCAGATTCTATTATTAGGGCAGTGAAGTGTGAACATTTAACCAGCGGTGATCATTATAGCCTTATGTTCATTGTACTGTCTGATTCGGAGATTCCATATACATATGAATGTACAGATATATGGATTACTAGCAAAAGTAAGCCAGCCAGCCCCCTTGGGTCTGCTCTGCTACTCAGtaagattatagctgatctgattatacCACATTACTGCCAATCCCTGATAACGTTTCATTCCCTTGCTTATCAAGGATTGATTTACCTCCGCTGTATTCAAAAACTGTGGGCTGAAGCTTACCAGAAATCAGCTAAGTATTGGTCCTGGCAAGTTTCATGAAGGATTCCTCTAAGCAAGGCCTGGCAAGTTTTCTGGTGCAACTTCCCCAGACCCATCTCGTTAATGCGATCAGTTTGTCCCGTTCGCACCTTCTCATCTGATTCTCCCACTTACTACAGTCGGAACTATTCACCGCTGCCAGGACCTTTTCACTATTCCTGAGCTTGACACCGTATTGAAAAGGCTGCTATGTGCCCAGTCAAGTGATGCCAGTCTGGAGCTGTCTGCACAGTTTGGTTTATTTGGCCCAGACAAGTCTCCATCCAGCCCCAACTTGCAGAACCCGGAGCTGTGCCATAATGTAGTCGGAGGGAAATAAAGACAATATAGCCTAGTCAACCTTAGCACTACACAAAATTTTATGGCCCAAGGTGTGAAGTTGGCAGCTCCATCAGCGAGAGAGGTGATTGTTACTTTGACAATGAAGTGAATCTTTACATGTCTTGATGCCTCGCTGTGTAACAGGGCCATTAGGTGTGATTGATTCCTGATGCTGCATGGTGTGATTGAGTGTTGGATCATGGATTTGGACTCCACACATTAGTTTTGTGCCTAAGCTCCACATACAAGCAACGAGTGCTCACAGCAATCTCTCACTTGCGCTGTATAGAAGTGTGTAATATTGTTGTCCTTTGAAGGAACTCCCATCATTCAAAATTAAAGCTTCCCTCCCTCGCAGAATAAAATAATTATCTGTTTGCTCCAGGAATGGTGGCAGTCATTTTCAACATTTGTTATTTACAGCTCTATGAAAGGAAACGGCAGTGAGTCGCACACTCAGCATTTTACTTTTAGTGAATCTCAAACATCTACATTGCCATCTTGGTCATGTCTCCTGTCAATCCCACAGCCTTTGAACTTCCCCTCCAATCCGTGCATCTAAATCTTCATCTGCCCACTCTGTACCTAacaacccccacccacccccccaaaccccccaacccctccccagCCCATCTGGAGGTGTACGGAGTCGACATGCCAGATGTAGTAACCATTTTGATCTAATCAATCACTGCTACTGCCTGTACCTCTCGTGTCTGGATGGGAAAGGGCGCACCATTCATGAAATCCTCAAGGAGAACTACCTCATGAAGGCATCGATAGGTGGTCTCAAGTTTAATTGCCTGTACCCTGTGCTAAAAAGCAAACTGCATAAACTGACTAGGAATGTCTGGTAAGGCTGTTTCCAGAGGGAGCAGAATTGTTGCCTGTCGACACCTCTGGCACTAACTGGTATACACTTACATTTGCCCCTTTTTCTGCCTCATAGTCAGTGGTACCCTCCTCAGCCATGTCAGAGTCAAGTTTGTGAGCTTTAGCAGTTTGTATGCTCTGTAATATCAGGGCTGGCCACTTTAACTGCTGTGTCCATTGTGTGTTGTTCCCCCACTAGAGCTGTTTTACTTCATTCCTTTCTTGGAATTCGTTTTCTTGTCTCTCCCCACTTCCACTATGATTTTCCtgcttctttccttttctttcctgaTTTTACTTAAGATTAAAGTTCTAACCTTCGCTGTTCTGATTTTAATCAATCTATGTCACTGCCCTAAAGTTACACATCTACACATAtttgcaatttctgatttcctggTTTCCAAGTGGAACCACACCTTTAAGTTTCCAGCTGCCCCTTTTAAA
Protein-coding regions in this window:
- the LOC125456532 gene encoding uncharacterized protein LOC125456532; this encodes MGTRMGPSYACLFVGYVEQSLFRTYTGPKPHLFLRYIDDCIGATSCSPEELEQFIHFTNTFHPNLQFTWAISSTSLTFLDLSVSISGNQLVTDVHFKPTDSHSYLEYTSSHPPSCKNSIPYSQFLRLRRICSHDKTFHSRTSQMSKFFKVRNFPPTVIENALDRVSRISRNTSLTPRPRHNRPKRIPLVLTHHPTNLRIQRIILRHFRHSQSDPTTQDIFPSPPLSAFRRDHSLHDSLVRSTLPSNPTTPSIFPCNCRKCHTFPHTSSLTPIPGPKMTFHSKQRFTCTSANVVYCIHCTRCGFLYIGETKRRLGDRFADHLRSVRNKQLHLPVANHFHSPSHSLDDMSIMGLLHCHNDATRRLQEQQLIFRLGTPQPNGINVDFTSFKISPSPTASLNQPSSSPPPHCTTQPAQLFPPTHCIPIPVQTVSASLTCSSSHPSLPPTPSRTPIYLLTLSHLLDLSVFPGLTYPLPTSPPILSPPIFFTLHLRSASPSLPIYSSSLSLSPSLMKGLRPKRQLLCS